From a region of the Salvelinus alpinus chromosome 2, SLU_Salpinus.1, whole genome shotgun sequence genome:
- the LOC139568060 gene encoding sialic acid-binding Ig-like lectin 7, giving the protein MALRTTGSVLVVFLWSVAVVLGQYGWRVTHTTQSICALKGSTVDLSCSYTYPRGRKVTTTTWYNWRSGVGYTYDIQDKNEGRMEYRGNKENDCTLRITDLKWSDAATYYFTFTTTSYSWTPRSDYVTLIITELQVEVTYTGNRKTLTCKTTCTLTDNPTYIWYKNGQHLDESTSRQYKDPVSSNYEDSYSCAVKGHEELHSPAVCVQGQDCNRVTYTKRRICALKGSTVDISCTYVSYRHRSVM; this is encoded by the exons atggccttgagaacaacaggaagtgtgttggtggtctttctctggtctgtAGCAG TGGTACTGGGTCAGTATGGCTGGAGAGTGACACACACCACTCAGAGTATCTGTGCCTTGAAGGGCTCAACAGTGGATCTGTCCTGCTCCTACACATATCCCAGAGGTCGTAAAGTTACAACAACCACATGGTATAACTGGAGGAGTGGTGTTGGGTATACTTATGACATCCAAGATAAGAATGAGGGCCGTATGGAGTACCGAGGGAACAAGGAGAATGACTgcaccctgagaatcacagacctgAAATGGAGTGATGCTGCAACATATTATTTCACGTTTACAACAACGTCCTACTCATGGACTCCTCGCTCTGACTATGTCACTCTCATTATTACAG AACTGCAGGTCGAGGTAACATACACAGGTAATAGGAAGACACTGACCTGTAaaaccacctgtactctgactgacaaccccacctacatctggtacaagaacggacaacATCTAGATGAGAGCACCTCCCGCCAGTACAAAGACCCAGTCTCCAGTAACTATGAAGAcagttactcctgtgctgtaaagGGCCACGAGGAGctccactctcctgcagtgt GTGTCCAGGGTCAGGACTGCAACAGAGTGACTTACACCAAGAGGAGAATCTGTGccttgaaggggtcaacagtggacaTATCCTGTACTTATGTTAGCTACAGACACCGTAGTGTTATGTAA